The genomic interval CGGAGAAGGCGGTCGCGAACCTCATCAAGGCGCTCGGCAAGGGCGTGCTCAAGGTCATGAGCAAGATGGGCATCTCGACCATCATGTCCTACCGCGGAGCGCAGATCTTCGAGGCCGTGGGCCTGTCCCAGGAGCTGGTCGACGACTACTTCGCCGGCACCACGAGCCGCCTGGGCGGCGTCGGGCTCGACGTCGTCGCGGCCGAGGTCGCGGCGCGGCACGCGGAGGCCTACCCGCCGTCGGGCAACCGCGACCCGCACAAGCGCCTGGTCACCGGCGGCGAGTACCAGTGGCGCCGCGACGGCGAGGAGCACCTGTTCGACCCCGAGACGGTGTTCCGGCTCCAGCATGCGACGCGCACCGGCCGGATGGACATCTTCCGGCAGTACACGCGGCGTGTCGACGAGCAGTCGCGCCGGCTCATGACGCTGCGCGGACTGCTGCGATTCGCCCCCGACCGTGAGCCGATCCCGCTGGACGAGGTCGAGCCGGTCAGCGAGATCGTCAAGCGCTTCAACACCGGTGCCATGTCGTACGGCTCGATCTCGGCCGAGACGCACGAGACGCTCGCCATCGCGATGAACCGCCTGGGCGCGCGCTCCAACACCGGCGAGGGCGGCGAGCACCCCGAGCGCCTGTACGACGCGGAGCGCCGCTCGAAGGTCAAGCAGGTCGCCTCGGGCCGGTTCGGTGTCACGAGCGAGTACCTGACGCAGGCCGACGACATCCAGATCAAGCTCGCGCAGGGCGCCAAGCCGGGCGAGGGCGGCCAGCTCCCGCCGGGCAAGGTCTACCCGTGGGTCGCGCAGGTGCGGCACTCGACGCCGGGCGTCGGGCTCATCTCGCCGCCGCCGCACCACGACATCTACTCGATCGAGGACCTCGCGCAGCTCATCCACGACTGCAAGAACGCCAACCCGGCCGCGCGCATCCACGTCAAGCTCGTCTCCGAGTTCGGCGTGGGCACCGTGGCGGCGGGCGTGTCCAAGGCGCACGCCGACGTCGTCCTCATCTCGGGGCACGACGGCGGCACGGGTGCCTCGCCGCTGACGTCGCTCAAGCACGCCGGGACGCCCTGGGAGATCGGCCTGGCCGAGACCCAGCAGACGCTCGTGCTCAACGACCTGCGCGACCGCATCACCGTCCAGGTCGACGGGCAGATGAAGACGGGCCGCGACGTCGTCGTGGCCGCGCTGCTCGGTGCCGAGGAGTTCGGTTTCGCGACGGCGCCCATGGTCGTCACGGGCTGCGTCATGATGCGCGTGTGCCACCTCGACACCTGCCCCGTGGGCGTCGCGACCCAGAACCCCGAGCTGCGCGCGCGCTTCACCGGCAAGCCCGAGTTCGTCGTCAACTTCTTCGAGTTCATCGCGCAGGAGGTCCGCGAGCACCTCGCCTCGCTGGGCTTCCGCTCGATCGACGAGGCCGTCGGCCAGGTGCAGGCGCTCGACACCCGCAAGGCCGTCGACCACTGGAAGGCGCAGGGTCTGGACCTGACGCCCGTGCTCGAGCAGCAGGTTCCCGCGACCGGGTCGGCCGTGCGCCGCACCAAGGCGCAGGACCACGGCCTGGCGAAGGCGCTCGACAACCAGCTCGTGGCCCTGGCCGCCCCCGCGCTCGAGGACGGCACCCCCGTCACCATCGAGCTGCCGGTGCGCAACGTGAACCGGACGGTCGGCACGCTGCTCGGCCACGAGGTCACCAAGCGCTTCCGAGGAGCCGGGCTGCCGGACGGCACGATCGACGTGACGCTCAACGGGTCGGCCGGGCAGTCGTTCGGCGCGTTCGTGCCACGCGGTATCACGCTGCGCCTGTTCGGTGACGCCAACGACTACGTCGGCAAGGGCCTGTCAGGTGGCCGCATCGTCGTCCGGCCGGACCGGTCGGCGGTGCTCGAGGGCGCCGCGAACGTCATCGCCGGCAACGTCATCGGTTACGGGGCGACGTCCGGAGAGATCTTCCTGCGGGGCCGCGCGGGCGAGCGTTTCGCCGTGCGCAACTCCGGTGCGACGCTCGTCGTCGAGGGCGTGGGCGACCACGCGCTCGAGTACATGACGGGTGGCACGGTGCTGGTGCTCGGCCCCACGGGCCGCAACCTGGGGGCCGGCATGTCGGGCGGTACGGCCTACGTGCTCGACCTGCGCGCCGCTGCGGTCAACACGACGGCGGTCGCCGCGAAGGAGCTCGAGGTCGGCCCGCTCGACGACGCCGACTGGGACGTCGTCCAGACGCTGCTGCGGCGGCACGCGGAGGAGACCGGCTCGAACGCCGCACGGTCCCTGCTGGCAGACCCCGGCGCCCGCGCCCGCTTCTCGCGCGTGCTCCCGCCCGGCTGGGCGCGCGTGCGCGCTGCGCTCGCGCAGGCCGAGGCCGACGGCGTCGCGCTCGACGGCGACGCGGGCGAGTGGGACGAGAACGTCTGGAACAACATCGTGGAGGTGGCTCGTGGCTGACTACCGTGGCT from Xylanimonas allomyrinae carries:
- the gltB gene encoding glutamate synthase large subunit, with the protein product MTTPQTGSLAPGRQGLYDPAAEHDACGVAFVATLRGTPGRDIVDAGLTALLNLDHRGAVGAEENSGDGAGILTQIPDAFLRDVIAAELPPAGHYAIGTAFLPNDVARADGLARRFDEIAAEEKLDVIAWRDVPVTADLVGPSARASMPLFRQVVVADPSRELSGIDLDRRAYRVRRRAQHELGLYFASLSARTVTYKGMLTTAQLEPFFPDLSDPRYASELALVHSRFSTNTFPSWPLAQPFRQIAHNGEINTVRGNRNWMAAREGSLESAALGDLAPLLPVCTDGASDSASFDEVLELLHLAGRSLPHAVLMMVPEAWENHAEMDPARRAFYEYHANLMEPWDGPAALTFTDGTVIGAVLDRNGLRPGRYWVTQDGLVVLASESGVLDLDPATVVRKGRLEPGRMFLVDTGAGRIIEDDEVKGQLAAQQPYQRWIDEYKITLESLPEREHVAHSPASVQRRQRTFGYTEEELKVILTPIANTGAEPLGAMGTDTPIAVLSSRPRLLFDYFTQMFAQVTNPPLDAIREELVTSLGSAIGPEPNVLSDVPEHARKLVLDFPVVDNDQLAKIVHVDRDERLEGVFRSYTVRGLYAVAGGGAALYDRLEAIFAEVDDAIARGATHIVLSDRESNSELAPIPSLLLTSAVHHHLLRERTRTRISLVVEAGDVREVHHVALLVGYGAACVNPYLAMETVEDLAVRGYLDVTPEKAVANLIKALGKGVLKVMSKMGISTIMSYRGAQIFEAVGLSQELVDDYFAGTTSRLGGVGLDVVAAEVAARHAEAYPPSGNRDPHKRLVTGGEYQWRRDGEEHLFDPETVFRLQHATRTGRMDIFRQYTRRVDEQSRRLMTLRGLLRFAPDREPIPLDEVEPVSEIVKRFNTGAMSYGSISAETHETLAIAMNRLGARSNTGEGGEHPERLYDAERRSKVKQVASGRFGVTSEYLTQADDIQIKLAQGAKPGEGGQLPPGKVYPWVAQVRHSTPGVGLISPPPHHDIYSIEDLAQLIHDCKNANPAARIHVKLVSEFGVGTVAAGVSKAHADVVLISGHDGGTGASPLTSLKHAGTPWEIGLAETQQTLVLNDLRDRITVQVDGQMKTGRDVVVAALLGAEEFGFATAPMVVTGCVMMRVCHLDTCPVGVATQNPELRARFTGKPEFVVNFFEFIAQEVREHLASLGFRSIDEAVGQVQALDTRKAVDHWKAQGLDLTPVLEQQVPATGSAVRRTKAQDHGLAKALDNQLVALAAPALEDGTPVTIELPVRNVNRTVGTLLGHEVTKRFRGAGLPDGTIDVTLNGSAGQSFGAFVPRGITLRLFGDANDYVGKGLSGGRIVVRPDRSAVLEGAANVIAGNVIGYGATSGEIFLRGRAGERFAVRNSGATLVVEGVGDHALEYMTGGTVLVLGPTGRNLGAGMSGGTAYVLDLRAAAVNTTAVAAKELEVGPLDDADWDVVQTLLRRHAEETGSNAARSLLADPGARARFSRVLPPGWARVRAALAQAEADGVALDGDAGEWDENVWNNIVEVARG